ATGACGGTGACGTCTCACCCATCAGGTCCACTTGTCTTGCTAAAAATGGTCAGGCACAGTTTCAATATTAAGCCAAACTTAGGTTAAAGTCAATGTGCTTTTTTATGACAAATACACAGCCAGTAAGAAACAAGAAGCTAGAAATACGGTTAGTatttttaaatggaagacatttaaTACTTGGTCCATATTGCTTGCGGTGATTGACTAGACTGATTGGAAACTGACTTACAACAGcatgcagactttttattttttaaacaaacaacaaactgtacaaaaaaaatcttgggtTGGAAGATGTGTCCGGCTTGTTACAAAGCTAACAACCAGCAGAAAAACAAGACCGTTcaggcactttttaaaaaataaaatcacattattatttgtttgtcgCTACAGTTCAGTGTCACCTCACGGCCTCCTGTGAATTACTGGCGAGAGAGAGTCAGCTATTGCTTGGCTGAGGACGTTGGTGCTGTCTATACGCTCTGCGTTGCGTCACTGCTCGGTCTGCTGCGATGTAACGATGTAGTTGTCCGTGCAGAACACTTGGGGGATTTCTTGATGCTGCTGATGTGGTGCTGTTCTTCGTGGGGTGTTTGGTTTCTAtgacagtcaaaataaataaataaataaataaaaaattatatatatacacgcacactgCAGAACATGTACAAAAACATTATCCTAAAGGTGGTCTATAGCTATAGGTATACAGTGGACTCTGGCTATTCGCTGGGGACAGGGACTGGGCCggaccgcaaatagcgaaaCTCCGCGGTtaattgacgcccattataaCGGCATtggaattttgttgtttttaagtcccccaaaatcttgaataagcagggttAAACCAGAAATAAGCGTTTTCAGGGTTGGTTCCCCcgcaaaaaactaaaaacattgGAATCGGTAAATTGAAAAAGATACTTCATGACCAGTAAACAAGAACCTAAAACTCCTGGGATCAGGACAGCAAATTGTGAATAAGGCACATCTTTAAGCTACAGGGGTTAATTTTATGGTGCTAATATTTCCAGCTGAGCAAACCTCACGTTTAAAAAGCCCGACACGCTCATTGTGCGGAGAATCTTCTTGAAGGCGCCCGGTAGCGTGGACAGATCTCCTTCTGCCTGACTCAACTGCATCTCCATGGCGCCGACATTAGCTCCCACCATCTTGACAAAGCCCTGCAAGCACACGTCAATACCGGAACATTGTATTGAGATCGAtatacagaaagaaaaaaacaaaagctaaaagtgagttaaacaaggtctctaatcgattatcaaaaaagttgtcgattaattgtttcACCTTTgagatgtaaaaacaataacagtcaGATGATTTGCGTCGTGTTATTTTAAGTTTCTTAGATGTTGAGGAAGTGTAAAAGAAattaaccattttaaaaaaacaacaacaatacacacTACCTTAACTTTGATAACAAGTGACGACGTGTACTGTGACGTTGGAATCTTAATACTTTGcgtattataaaatatatatcttacGTTGGATATCAGGCAATCATTGCTGTGGTATATCAAACGCACATACATGTCACAAATGTCAGATTCTGCTGAGTACCACCATGCTAACGGCTATCTAGCCTTAAGGCTAATGTTAGGCAAAGTCAAGGTTGTTTTAGCTCAAGTACGCCACGTTaattgaaacagttttttttttctgcgcgTCTTCAcaaaaaagatgttttaattGTGTAGGGATCGTAGTTGTTTTTGACGGCAATTTTGTCATCCTGTCGTGTCTTTGTCACTGAATCCAAAGTTTCTTCACACTGTCAACATTTTACCCTTCAACGTAGCACGTCTAAAGAGATTGGAAAAATTATAACAgttatacagaaaaaaaaaataaacaaccaaacaaaaacaagtcggTCTATTAGTTTTTGTGTTTCAAGTCCATCTTATCTTCCCGATCTCAACTTCCAACATGGCGGAACACAAATACACGACAACTGCCATCGCTGGCTTTTTTTTGACATCGCTTACCTCTAATTTGTCGACACGTCTATAAAGTTCTCTCATTTCCTCAGACTTCTGCTGAATTTGAGGTAGGTTTTCGCTCACGATTTGTGACGTGTCGCTACGAATCTGCGGACAAAAACACAGATGACATGATACAACGGCCATCTGTAATGTCCGACCCGTAGTGCCACTCCTTTACCATATCCAGCATGCCGACAAACTCGTCCACTCTGGTCAGCATTTCCTCCAGGCTTTTCTCCAAGCACAGAATCTGGAGGAGGAATATTTAGCGTCAGACGAGTGACCAGACAAGCTTTGGATGAAATTCAATAAATCGGGCTTGAATTTTTGTCCAGGAAGACGCAAAAGCACACCCACAGGAGGGCCTTTGTCTTCACTTCCCATGAGTCAATGAGGCCATCGCTACACGTGCTCAGCCATCACACGCTTTCACTTAACATCGAGGATTGACACTGTGGTTTgttcaattatgttttcatatttttacagagcgtatcatgtaaacattcacaggacagggaggaaaaagcaaGTGAACCATTGGATTTAATAAttggttgaccctcctttggcagcaataacttCCACCGAACGTTTCTTGTATTTGCGGATCAGACGTGCACAAtgttggaccattcctcttcataaaactgttgcagttcagcaagattcgtGGGATGTCTGGTTTGAATAGCTTTGTAGAGGTCATGTCACAGcatctcaattgggtttaagtcaggactttgactgcgCTACTCCAGAAGACGTATTTTTGTCGACGGAAGCcgttctgttgttgatttgtttctgtgttttggatcattgtcctgttttCAACACCCATCCTCTTTTTAGCTCCgactgttggacagatggcctcaagttcttcagcaaaatattgtgataaacttaattcatttttccattggTAATAGCAAGCTGTCCAGACCCGAAAGATAGTCAAGCACGTTCATGTCATTATGCTCCCTTCACAATGCTTCACAGTTGGTATCAAGTTTTAATGTTGGTGTTCTGTGCCATTTTTATTCCACATATGACGTTGTGTGTTCCacccaaacaattcaactttggtttcatcggtagacagaatattttgccagtaaTGCTGTGGAACGTCATAGCGCTCCTTAGCACACTTCAAAGGTGCAGCAATGTTTTTATGAGACGGCAACGGCTTCCTACTtggtgttctcccatgaacccATTCTTGTTTAAAGGTTTACGCATGGTCGATTTGTCAAGAGATATTGGCATGTGCCAGATACTTCTTTAAATCTTTTCCTGACACTctagggttctttttttttaacctcagtGAGCATTCTGTtgctgtgctcttgcagtcattTTTTACAGCCAGTCCTTGGAAGAGAAGATATAGTGCTGAACTTGgtccacttgttgctaggcagaagtCGTTCtcttctgcctagcaacaagtagTTGAACTAAGTCGTTCTCTTCCGCCTTGCAACACGTAACCGCGAAAATGTGTCACGTGATCAGAACCAACTGCAGCAAGCGAACGTCGCCGCATTAGCTTAACCTTTATTCCTGTGGTGACGTGTTATAACGACTCACGAGTTGTTTTGGTTAATACCAGAGAACAGAAAGTTAAAAATAAGCTATTACCTTATGTACTATAGTTTAttagtgatttttctttttttaaagctagccaactgtttgtttctttcaaacGGTTACCTCTTCTCCCGCTGTAGCCCTCACGTAGGAGGAGTACGAGAGGGCGGTGTGGACCAAGTCCTCGTCGTGACGTTCCGTGTCGTGTTGGGACGCCGCTGTTGCGGCGGCAGCCCCAGCTGCCGCTTCGTGAAGGCTCGGACTGAGCGACGGGACGACGTTGGCCACCGCGCCGAAGCTGGGGCTCTGCGACACGGTGCCGCTGCTGAGGATGTCGCTGACCATCGACAGGCTGCTGGCGCTCTGCGACACAATGCCGCTGTCCCGGCTGATCTCGGCGCTCGACTCCTCCAGCGGGGACAGGAGTCCCACGCGGTCCACGCGACGGTGGTCCATGTCGCCTGACTCACTGGAGGAGAGGTGAGGTGAATGGGTGCTGCTAAGCTACAACCGTGTTTGGCTAGTCAGCTGACTGGGTCACGTGATTGGGACGGCGTCTCGCGAGGGTTAAAATACGTGAAAGAGCAATCACGTGAAATCAACAAATGCAGTAGTCCTTCGTTTATAAATAGAGGAAAAGTGACCgtatatttatttgatttgatttatatatatatatatatatatttatatttatatatacactttACAACCTTCCCCCAAGTTACATCATTTCCCAAATATGACAATGTCAAAATGGTGAGTCTgtttggaatggccacttcaacctgattACAAACCCACTCAGAATCAGAAAATTCGGTGATGGCTtccagataatttttttttgtgcgtcggGAAAATAATAGCCTGTTTGGATCTCATTTTTGTGTGATAACACCTATAGAAAATCTGGCAAAAAAATCCTTCACATTAGAGTAAAACAGGATAACTTCATAAtttcttaaaatatattattgagcatttaaaaaaagacttaaatagtgcaaatggaacattattcgtGAGAAGAGCAATGTGGGCATTGGAATAGTTCATGTACTTTAGTAATCAATTGctttttcatgaatttatttgttatggaggattttaaagGTGTTTGATGCTCTCATTCTATGTTTATTTCCACAAATATGTCTGCCATTTGTCACATTAATACGTATAAACACTATCCGGTTCGGGGCCGTAGAATATTTTTTGAATCGATTATTCAACCGATCAGCCCATTGATTACCACCACCCTGGCGAAAAAGGCACAACAACGCCTCCACTTTCTACGTTGGATGAAGAGAGTCTCCCTACCCCCTTCCATCCTGACCACCTTCTGCAGAAGCACCATTGACAGTTTGCTGAGCAGCTGCGTCTCTGTGTGGTTTGGAGCTGCGAGAGTAACGAAATTTCATCGAATATGTGCAGTGACAGGTGTGTTTATAGAATGACAATAAAGCAAGTCTGAGTCTATTTTTCATGTGACAGTTGTAATAGTGTTTAGGAGGAAGCTTGAAAAAGTCCCAAGAACTGTGTTTCCATCACATTTTCACAGGTTCCCACAGAAATGGGGGAATCTTGAAACTGTAAAAGAGTCCAAGTCATGTACGTATTTGTATCCAACAATGTTCATGGAGGAGTTTGAAACAGTTCCAAGAACTGCTTGTGTTCCAACCTCAATTCATGGCAGTGACAGTGTGTTCGACAGGCTATTAATACAATCTGAAAAGATTTGTAGTTCATAATTTGATATAGTTAGTATGAGGATATTCTTGGTGCGGATCAAAATTTGCCCAGAACATACGTGTGCATGGAGAATGAAcagtatgtaaaaataaatacaaaacattattAGCTAATTTTTATACTTGGtactactgtaaaaaaaaaaattgatctGCATCCAATTTTCATTTAACGCTCCCTTGTCCTGCAGGTGTAAAAATAATTAACCGCTGTCAAACTGAAGTACAAGGTATAAAAATGTCAACCATTGTTagtattaaaaatggaaaaacaaaagttggTGTAGCATGATTTATCACATTTGATAAAttatgcaagtgtaaaaataagttaatcatttcatatttttttcttagttgTAGCTATATTTGTCCACAATAAAACTAGTTTATTAggttattttgactttttcatttttgtgaaaGAATTGCAGTTAGTTTGACCCAGCAGATGGCAGCCTTGATCCTTGAATAGCAAAGGCAAACACCAGTTATATAAGATACATATACtttaaattgaaatgaattcaaTGGAGATTAGTGTATGGTGTGAAGTGTTAACATAGCATACCTTTTGATCATGCTCAATAATACAGGCTTGAAGTGAGTTTTCTCTCATTTCTTAGCTTTGTTTTTCCATTGTCCCATCAAAAAATCTCTCCCAAAGCATTCACTTTACATGTGAGGAACCTTTATTTTATACAAAGTGATAGGGAAAAAGGTTCCCCAGCTTTGTTTTCGTATTAAGCAAAGGTGGTAGAGAAAGAAACTGCTAGTACTGAGTGCGACAAGTGGGTCCATATTGGCAGTCCACTGATTGACTGTGCAGTCTAAAGTGGATCACTTTGGCCTTGTTGGGTGATTTATTCTCCTTTTGGACATTGTGACGTGCTGTGtaaacaccacaaaaaaaatttcattagcAAAGAGGTGAGAGGAGGAAGACAAGGTTTGTACCTTGCAATGACATTTGCTAGTGTCAACATAAAATGAGAAGTGAACACCATCAACACACCatgtgaaaatgaataatttattgGAACAGACAAGGATTTCatcacaattgtcaaaaagacCAATTAAAAAGCATAC
This is a stretch of genomic DNA from Phycodurus eques isolate BA_2022a chromosome 20, UOR_Pequ_1.1, whole genome shotgun sequence. It encodes these proteins:
- the bloc1s4 gene encoding biogenesis of lysosome-related organelles complex 1 subunit 4, which encodes MDHRRVDRVGLLSPLEESSAEISRDSGIVSQSASSLSMVSDILSSGTVSQSPSFGAVANVVPSLSPSLHEAAAGAAAATAASQHDTERHDEDLVHTALSYSSYVRATAGEEILCLEKSLEEMLTRVDEFVGMLDMIRSDTSQIVSENLPQIQQKSEEMRELYRRVDKLEGFVKMVGANVGAMEMQLSQAEGDLSTLPGAFKKILRTMSVSGFLNKPNTPRRTAPHQQHQEIPQVFCTDNYIVTSQQTEQ